Proteins encoded within one genomic window of Arachis ipaensis cultivar K30076 chromosome B08, Araip1.1, whole genome shotgun sequence:
- the LOC107612130 gene encoding gibberellin 3-beta-dioxygenase 1-like has protein sequence MPSLSEAYHSHPVEVHHHKHPDFKSLQELPDSYAWTHPGDHALAINTTSSNFGSVPVIDLSDRNATRLIGHACRTWGAFQVVNHGVPLSLLDHIQWVGQTLFSLSTHQKLKAARSPDGVTGYGLARISSFFPKLMWSEGFTILGSPLEHFQKLWPQDYAKYCDIVVEYDETMKKLAGKLMGLMLDSLGISKEELKWACPNKGPFFKDTCGALQLNSYPTCPDPDRAMGLAPHTDSTLLTILYQNNISGLQVHRESTGWVTVPPIPGALVVNVGDLFHILSNGLYPSVLHRVLVNRSKQRFSVAYLYGPPSNVEICPHAKLVGPTRPALYRPVTWNEYLGTKAKHFNKALSSFQLCAPKNGLFDVNESHKNSVQVG, from the exons ATGCCTTCACTCTCCGAAGCCTACCATTCCCACCCTGTGGAGGTTCACCACCACAAGCACCCTGACTTCAAGTCCCTTCAAGAATTACCGGATTCGTACGCTTGGACACACCCAGGAGATCATGCTCTCGCCATCAATACTACTTCTTCCAACTTTGGTAGCGTTCCGGTTATTGATCTGTCTGACCGGAACGCAACCAGGCTTATAGGGCATGCATGCAGGACCTGGGGTGCTTTCCAGGTCGTGAATCATGGGGTGCCCTTAAGCCTCCTTGACCACATTCAGTGGGTTGGCCAGACTCTCTTCTCACTCTCGACTCACCAAAAGCTTAAAGCCGCTCGCTCTCCAGATGGAGTGACCGGCTACGGCCTCGCCCGCATCTCCTCCTTCTTCCCCAAGCTCATGTGGTCCGAGGGCTTCACCATCCTTGGATCCCCTCTTGAACATTTCCAAAAACTCTGGCCCCAGGATTACGCTAAATACTG TGATATTGTCGTGGAATATGATGAAACCATGAAAAAGCTAGCGGGAAAGTTAATGGGCCTCATGTTGGACTCTCTCGGCATTTCAAAGGAGGAACTCAAATGGGCCTGCCCCAACAAAGGCCCATTTTTCAAAGACACATGCGGTGCCTTGCAATTGAACTCCTACCCGACTTGTCCGGATCCGGATCGAGCCATGGGGCTCGCCCCGCACACCGATTCCACCCTCCTCACAATCCTTTACCAAAACAACATAAGCGGGTTGCAGGTTCACCGGGAGAGCACCGGGTGGGTGACCGTGCCGCCGATCCCGGGTGCTCTCGTGGTAAATGTCGGCGACCTCTTCCACATTTTGTCAAACGGGTTATACCCGAGTGTGCTCCATCGGGTTCTGGTGAATCGGAGCAAGCAGCGGTTTTCGGTTGCCTACCTATATGGGCCCCCATCGAATGTGGAGATATGTCCACATGCGAAGCTAGTGGGCCCAACTAGGCCTGCTCTCTATAGGCCAGTGACTTGGAATGAGTACCTTGGCACCAAAGCAAAGCACTTCAATAAAGCACTCTCTTCCTTTCAACTATGTGCACCTAAAAACGGTTTGTTTGATGTAAACGAGTCTCACAAAAATAGTGTCCAAGTGGGTTAA
- the LOC107613674 gene encoding katanin p60 ATPase-containing subunit A1, with protein sequence MKSCCGSSPLPLTSSQRLSPNTKPTKTPNQPLPKSQTRNSQGLFGHFTPPFTEFLPPRLNATVARPIPAAALQTRKKRRMSGASLTGLQDHLKLAREYALEGLYDTSIIFFDGAVAQINKHLNTVEDPLIRAKWMNVKKALSEETEVVKQLDAERRAFKETPVGNGRRRPASPPISTKSNFVFQPLDEYPTSSSSGPGGPLDDPDVWRPPSRDDSRSGSGRRPVVSTRGPTRKSQQDGAWARGGPTRPAARGAKAGGAAAAGRVNSGARGATAAKKGTASGKSSKSDSVNGDGDDGKTKKGQYEGPDPDLAEMLERDVLETSPGVRWDDVAGLTEAKRLLEEAVVLPLWMPEYFQGIRRPWKGVLMFGPPGTGKTLLAKAVATECGTTFFNVSSATLASKWRGESERMVRCLFDLARAYAPSTIFIDEIDSLCNARGASGEHESSRRVKSELLVQVDGVNNSSTNEDGTRKIVMVLAATNFPWDIDEALRRRLEKRIYIPLPNFESRKELIRINLKTVEVAPDVNIDDVARRTEGYSGDDLTNVCRDASLNGMRRKIAGKTRDEIKNMPKDEISKDPVAMCDFEEALKKVQRSVSQADIERHEKWFTEFGSA encoded by the exons ATGAAAAGTTGTTGCGGGTCCAGTCCGTTACCACTTACCAGCAGCCAACGACTCTCTCCAAACACAAAGCCCACTAAAACCCCAAACCAACCTTTGCCTAAATCTCAAACCAGAAACTCCCAGGGTCTGTTCGGTCATTTTACACCCCCCTTCACTGAATTCCTTCCTCCCCGCTTAAACGCCACCGTTGCGAGGCCCATTCCCGCAGCTGCACTTCAAACTCGCAAGAAGAGAAGAATGAGTGGAGCTTCGTTAACAGGCTTGCAAGACCACCTCAAACTGGCAAGAGAATACGCTCTCGAAGGACTCTACGACACTTCCATTATCTTCTTCGACGGCGCCGTTGCTCAGATCAACAA GCACCTAAACACTGTTGAGGATCCGTTAATCCGAGCGAAATGGATGAATGTGAAGAAAGCTCTGTCGGAGGAAACCGAAGTGGTGAAGCAGCTGGATGCGGAGAGAAGGGCATTTAAGGAAACTCCTGTTGGGAATGGGAGGAGGCGTCCTGCTTCACCTCCGATCTCCACCAAATCTAACTTCGTTTTTCAGCCGTTGGATGAGTATCCAACTTCTTCATCCAGCGGTCCAGGTGGTCCCTTGGACGATCCCGATGTGTGGAGACCGCCCAGTCGAGATGATTCTAGGTCTGGTAGCGGGAGAAGGCCCGTTGTTTCTACCCGCGGGCCTACTCGCAAGTCCCAGCAGGATGGAGCTTGGGCCCGTGGCGGCCCTACCAGGCCCGCTGCACGCGGTGCTAAGGCTGGTGGTGCTGCTGCTGCTGGTAGGGTTAACTCCGGAGCCCGGGGCGCAACCGCTGCCAAGAAAGGCACTGCTTCTGGAAAATCCAGCAAATCCGATTCAGTT aatggtgatggtgatgatggGAAGACAAAGAAGGGGCAATATGAAGGTCCTGATCCGGACTTAGCTGAGATGCTCGAAAGGGACGTGTTGGAGACGTCTCCCGGAGTGAGATGGGACGATGTTGCAGGCCTCACTGAAGCCAAGAGGCTTCTTGAAGAAGCTGTTGTCCTTCCATTATGGATGCCTGAGTATTTCCAG GGGATTAGGAGACCGTGGAAAGGTGTTCTCATGTTTGGTCCTCCCGGAACTGGGAAGACACTTCTTGCTAAAGCAGTTGCTACTGAATGCGGTACCACTTTCTTTAATGTTTCTTCCGCAACTTTAGCTTCTAAATGGCGTGGAGAGAGTGAACGCATGGTGCGGTGTTTGTTTGATCTTGCAAGAGCATATGCACCAAGTACAATTTTCATTGATGAAATTGATTCTCTGTGCAATGCTAGGGG GGCTTCTGGGGAACATGAATCATCCAGAAGGGTGAAGTCTGAACTTCTAGTTCAGGTTGATGGTGTAAACAATAGTTCCACAAATGAAGATGGTACCCGTAAAATAGTAATGGTTTTGGCAGCCACAAACTTCCCTTGGGACATAGATGAGGCACTGAG GCGAAGGCTGGAAAAGCGTATATACATTCCTCTTCCGAATTTTGAGAGTCGTAAAGAGTTGATCCGTATCAATTTGAAGACTGTGGAG GTGGCCCCTGATGTCAATATAGATGACGTGGCTCGCCGTACAGAAGGCTATAGTGGAGATGATTTGACAAATGTATGTCGTGATGCTTCCCTGAATGGTATGAGGCGTAAGATAGCGGGAAAAACACGCGATGAGATCAAGAACATGCCCAAGGATGAGATTTCAAAGGATCCTGTTGCTATGTGTGATTTTGAGGAAGCTTTGAAGAAAGTCCAGCGAAGTGTTTCTCAGGCTGACATCGAACGTCATGAGAAGTGGTTTACTGAATTTGGATCAGCATAA
- the LOC107614211 gene encoding cyclin-A2-4, with translation MKKENNVTRNVGDLPRRLTRAQAAAFLASGQLPPSKGVSQQKEKQLVKGNPKRAVSDNACLPRKKRAALQDVSNIFCETKGKGCLNAPKIQSKKGKLDKAGPSGVSKVLKEKSLPHSGLRPEDATCSVNNANNALLLLISQKKDVQMAAAEKSGVYELLNVLKGPDITDIDADFEDPQLCSFYATDIYKNLRIAELSRRPYPNYMETVQQDITQSMRGILVDWLVEVSEEYKLVPDTLYLTVYLIDWFLSQTYMERRRLQLLGITCMLIASKYEEINAPRIEEFCFITDNTYTKEEVRKMETEVLKSSSYKLFAPTTKTFLRRFLRAAQASYESPSFELEYLANYLAELTLMNYGFLNFRPSMIAASAVFLARWTLDRSSHPWNPTLQHYASYKPSDLKATVLALRDLQLNSNDCPLTAIRTKYEQEKFKCVAALSSPELLDTLF, from the exons ATGAAGAAAGAAAATAATGTAACCAGGAACGTTGGAGACCTCCCTCGTCGATTGACTCGAGCTCAAGCTGCTGCATTTCTTGCATCTGGGCAATTGCCTCCTTCAAAGGGGGTATCACAACAAAAAGAGAAGCAGCTTGTAAAAGGCAATCCAAAAAGAGCAGTTTCGGATAATGCATGCCTTCCACGTAAAAAGAGGGCTGCTCTTCAGGATGTGTCTAACATTTTCTGTGAAACTAAAGGCAAGGGCTGTTTGAATGCACCTAAAATTCAG TCTAAGAAAGGCAAGCTGGATAAGGCTGGTCCAAGTGGTGTTTCCAAAGTACTTAAAGAGAAGAGTTTGCCCCACTCAGGGCTTAGACCGGAAGATGCTACGTGCTCAGTTAATAACGCAAACAATGCACTTCTTCTTTTGATTTCTCAAAAGAAAG ATGTACAAATGGCTGCAGCCGAGAAGAGTGGCGTTTATGAACTTCTAAATGTATTAAAGGGACCAGATATCACTGACATTGATGCAGATTTTGAAGATCCCCAATTGTGCAGCTTCTATGCGACTGATATCTACAAAAACTTGCGTATTGCTGAG CTATCAAGAAGGCCTTATCCTAACTACATGGAAACAGTACAGCAAGATATAACACAAAGCATGCGTGGGATACTGGTTGATTGGCTTGTAGAG GTCTCTGAGGAGTATAAATTGGTCCCAGATACTCTTTACCTCACTGTATATCTCATAGACTGGTTTCTCTCTCAAACTTACATGGAAAGACGACGACTTCAGTTGCTTGGCATAACCTGCATGCTAATTGCCTC GAAATACGAAGAAATTAATGCCCCACGAATTGAAGAATTCTGCTTCATCACAGACAACACATACACAAAAGAGGAG GTACGAAAAATGGAGACTGAAGTGTTGAAGTCCTCATCATATAAACTATTTGCTCCCACTACAAAAACTTTCCTCAG GAGGTTTCTTCGGGCAGCACAAGCTTCTTACGAG AGCCCGAGCTTCGAATTGGAGTACCTGGCAAATTACCTTGCTGAACTAACACTTATGAACTATGGTTTCTTAAATTTCCGTCCTTCTATGATTGCGGCATCTGCTGTATTTCTTGCTAGATGGACTTTAGATCGGTCAAGCCATCCATGG AATCCAACTCTTCAACACTATGCCTCTTATAAACCATCAGACTTGAAAGCCACAGTTCTTGCATTACGGGATCTACAGCTGAATAGCAATGACTGCCCTTTAACTGCCATCCGCACCAAGTATGAGCAAGAGAAG TTCAAATGTGTAGCGGCTTTGTCATCACCTGAATTGCTTGACACACTGTTCTGA